A region from the Sutcliffiella horikoshii genome encodes:
- the rpsA gene encoding 30S ribosomal protein S1, translated as MVEDMNQVEVNNLEVGNTVTGTVTKVEEKQVLVSIEGSKLDGIIPISELSSLHVEKATDVVSEGQELQLKVTKVEEELLVLSKKAVDADLAWEDLQKKFESKEVFEAEIKDVVKGGLVVDLGVRGFVPASLVENYFVDDFSDYKGKTLTFKVVELEKEKNRVILSHRAVVEEEMQNKKHQLLDTIETGQVLEGTVQRITDFGAFVDIGGVDGLVHISQLSYEHVGKPSDVVTEGQKVNVKVLSVDRDNERISLSIKETLPGPWSQVSEKLSAGSVTEGVVKRLVSFGAFVEVLPGVEGLVHISQISNKHIGTPHEVLTEGDKVQVKVLDVNEADQRISLSIRELEEPEQEEDYSQYNQSEDTGGFQLGEMIGDKLSKLKK; from the coding sequence ATGGTGGAAGACATGAATCAAGTAGAAGTTAATAATTTAGAGGTTGGCAACACAGTGACTGGAACAGTTACAAAAGTAGAAGAAAAACAGGTCCTTGTATCAATTGAGGGCAGCAAGCTAGATGGTATCATCCCAATAAGTGAACTATCCAGCCTTCATGTTGAAAAAGCGACAGATGTCGTTTCAGAAGGCCAGGAACTTCAACTTAAAGTTACAAAGGTTGAAGAAGAATTACTAGTACTATCTAAAAAAGCGGTGGATGCTGACTTGGCATGGGAAGATCTGCAAAAGAAATTCGAATCCAAAGAAGTGTTCGAAGCTGAAATCAAAGATGTTGTCAAAGGTGGACTTGTAGTTGACCTTGGCGTAAGAGGATTTGTTCCTGCATCCCTAGTTGAAAATTACTTTGTTGATGACTTTTCCGATTATAAAGGGAAAACATTAACGTTTAAAGTGGTAGAACTTGAAAAAGAGAAGAATCGTGTGATCCTTTCTCATCGTGCTGTAGTAGAGGAAGAGATGCAAAATAAAAAACATCAATTATTAGATACCATCGAAACAGGTCAAGTGCTTGAAGGGACCGTACAACGAATTACCGACTTTGGGGCATTTGTTGATATCGGTGGAGTAGATGGATTAGTTCATATTTCTCAACTGTCATATGAACATGTTGGAAAACCTTCAGATGTTGTGACTGAAGGCCAAAAGGTTAATGTTAAAGTCCTTTCTGTAGATCGCGACAATGAAAGAATTTCTTTATCTATTAAAGAAACATTACCTGGACCATGGTCCCAAGTATCAGAAAAGCTATCTGCAGGCAGTGTAACAGAAGGTGTTGTAAAACGCCTGGTTTCCTTCGGAGCTTTTGTTGAAGTACTTCCTGGTGTAGAAGGCTTGGTTCATATCTCTCAAATCTCCAACAAGCATATCGGTACGCCGCATGAAGTCTTAACAGAAGGCGATAAAGTACAAGTAAAAGTGTTGGATGTAAACGAAGCGGATCAAAGAATCTCCTTAAGCATCCGTGAGTTGGAAGAGCCTGAACAAGAAGAGGATTACAGTCAGTATAACCAATCAGAGGACACTGGCGGTTTCCAATTGGGCGAAATGATAGGGGATAAACTAAGCAAGCTTAAGAAATAA
- the fni gene encoding type 2 isopentenyl-diphosphate Delta-isomerase gives MSRAQRKMDHIQHALTTGQVRQTGFDDVMFVHQSLPNLSTTDIQLNTKIGELTLSSPIFINAMTGGGGKKTWEINKALAEVAKICNVGLAVGSQMSAIKDQDEAATYEIVRKANPNGLIFANLGSEATVEQAKQAVDMLEANALQIHLNVIQELVMPEGDRDFSGALGRIERIVKSLNVPVIVKETGFGISRETAKKLVDVGVSVIDVSGYGGTNFSKIENERRTQRLEFFNDWGIPTAASIAEVKHAVPGTSIIGSGGIQKPMDIAKAIALGASAVGLAGYFLKVFMEEGQDGLIQLIHQTHDELRWMMTALGASTIEELQQAPIMITGETYHWLTQRGVDCSTYSNRTLQN, from the coding sequence GTGAGTAGAGCTCAAAGGAAAATGGACCATATACAACATGCATTAACTACAGGACAAGTAAGGCAAACTGGATTTGACGATGTAATGTTTGTTCATCAAAGCTTGCCTAACCTCTCCACCACTGACATTCAATTGAATACAAAAATAGGCGAACTTACACTAAGTTCGCCTATTTTTATCAACGCAATGACAGGTGGGGGCGGCAAAAAAACGTGGGAAATTAACAAAGCACTGGCTGAAGTGGCGAAGATTTGCAATGTTGGCTTGGCAGTAGGCTCTCAAATGTCTGCCATCAAGGATCAAGATGAGGCAGCTACCTACGAGATAGTTAGAAAAGCGAACCCTAACGGTTTGATTTTTGCGAATCTCGGAAGTGAGGCAACTGTTGAACAAGCTAAACAGGCAGTGGACATGCTGGAAGCGAATGCCCTTCAAATTCACCTAAATGTTATACAGGAACTAGTCATGCCTGAAGGTGATCGTGATTTTTCCGGTGCCCTTGGAAGAATTGAGCGAATCGTGAAATCCTTGAACGTGCCGGTGATCGTAAAAGAAACAGGCTTTGGTATTAGTCGCGAGACGGCTAAGAAATTAGTAGATGTAGGAGTTTCTGTTATTGATGTTAGTGGCTACGGCGGGACTAACTTCTCTAAAATAGAAAATGAGCGCCGTACACAAAGGTTGGAGTTCTTTAATGATTGGGGAATTCCTACTGCAGCTTCTATTGCGGAAGTGAAACATGCTGTACCTGGCACCTCGATTATAGGATCTGGTGGAATACAAAAGCCAATGGATATTGCCAAAGCTATCGCTCTAGGTGCTTCAGCTGTTGGCTTGGCAGGTTACTTTCTAAAAGTATTTATGGAAGAAGGGCAAGATGGTTTAATTCAATTAATTCATCAAACACATGACGAATTAAGGTGGATGATGACTGCACTTGGGGCCTCTACTATAGAAGAATTGCAACAAGCTCCCATCATGATTACTGGTGAAACCTATCATTGGTTGACCCAACGTGGAGTAGATTGCTCAACTTACAGCAACAGAACATTACAAAATTAA
- a CDS encoding YpzI family protein has product MGKDRQERKLKAQKRTESDRDQSLKYPGATSMEGPEGARERNK; this is encoded by the coding sequence ATGGGAAAAGATAGACAAGAACGAAAACTGAAAGCCCAAAAGAGAACGGAATCAGACCGCGATCAATCTCTGAAGTATCCTGGAGCAACAAGTATGGAAGGCCCTGAGGGTGCAAGAGAGCGAAATAAATAA